A genomic stretch from Prochlorococcus marinus str. MIT 9312 includes:
- a CDS encoding NAD(P) transhydrogenase subunit alpha translates to MSFISLLWVLLLGSLLGLELIGKVPPTLHTPLMSGANAISGITMLAALTLIVKAGENVPLLIIGSVSLGFALFNVVGGFFVTDRMLAMFSRKPSNKK, encoded by the coding sequence TTTTATAAGTCTTCTTTGGGTCCTTTTACTTGGTAGTTTGTTAGGCCTGGAGTTAATTGGAAAAGTTCCTCCAACGCTTCATACTCCTTTAATGAGTGGAGCAAATGCAATTTCAGGAATAACAATGCTGGCAGCATTGACTTTAATAGTTAAAGCAGGAGAAAATGTGCCACTTTTAATCATCGGTTCAGTTTCTCTTGGATTTGCTCTTTTCAATGTTGTGGGAGGTTTCTTTGTAACTGATCGAATGCTCGCAATGTTTAGCCGTAAACCATCAAATAAGAAGTAA